One window of the Limisphaera ngatamarikiensis genome contains the following:
- a CDS encoding glycoside hydrolase family 172 protein — protein MKTHSFSPGTLLAALTLALSAPVAQTAQPPFNGIGVHIGNLYQLSPARSRSISPENFTGEKGKGGMAVDGPAKNAARDLGPGWKISPFVRIAPDTTFTLADIQGPGCIQHIWITPAPLDRTRFMILRFYWDDETQPSVEVPLGDFFACGWARYCQINSLAVCVNPGSAFNCYWPMPFRKRARVTLENLNDGPITIYYQIDYILTDVPDDAAYFHAQFRREDPLREPGLYTILDGVEGRGHYVGTYLAWEVHSTGWWGEGEIKFYLDGDRDFPTICGTGTEDYFCGSYNFDTVGPDGKHRYTEFSGPYTGLPHVIRPDGLYDSQQRFGLYRWHIPDPIRFEKDIRVTIQALGWRSGGRYLKLRDDIASVAYWYQTEPHKPFPKLLSRDELELK, from the coding sequence ATGAAAACCCATTCATTCAGCCCTGGCACTCTCCTCGCAGCCCTCACCCTCGCCCTCAGCGCCCCGGTCGCTCAAACCGCCCAGCCACCCTTCAACGGCATCGGCGTCCATATCGGGAATCTGTACCAGCTCTCCCCCGCCCGATCCCGGTCCATCAGCCCGGAAAACTTCACCGGCGAAAAAGGTAAGGGCGGCATGGCCGTCGACGGCCCCGCCAAAAACGCCGCCCGCGACCTCGGCCCCGGCTGGAAAATCTCGCCCTTCGTCCGCATCGCACCCGATACCACCTTCACCCTCGCCGACATCCAGGGACCCGGCTGCATCCAACACATCTGGATCACACCCGCCCCCCTCGACCGAACCCGCTTCATGATCCTGCGCTTCTACTGGGACGACGAAACCCAGCCATCGGTTGAGGTGCCGCTGGGCGACTTCTTCGCCTGCGGCTGGGCCCGCTACTGCCAGATCAATTCCCTCGCCGTCTGCGTCAACCCCGGCAGCGCCTTCAACTGCTACTGGCCCATGCCCTTCCGCAAACGCGCCCGCGTCACCCTCGAAAACCTCAACGACGGCCCCATCACCATCTACTACCAGATCGATTACATCCTCACCGACGTCCCCGACGACGCCGCCTACTTCCACGCCCAATTCCGCCGCGAAGACCCCCTCCGCGAACCCGGCCTCTACACCATCCTCGACGGCGTCGAGGGCCGCGGCCACTACGTCGGCACCTACCTCGCCTGGGAAGTCCACAGCACCGGCTGGTGGGGCGAGGGCGAAATCAAATTCTACCTCGACGGCGACAGGGACTTCCCCACCATCTGTGGCACCGGCACCGAAGACTACTTCTGCGGCTCCTACAACTTCGACACCGTCGGCCCCGACGGCAAACACCGCTACACCGAATTCTCAGGCCCCTACACCGGCCTGCCCCACGTCATCCGACCCGACGGCCTCTACGACTCCCAACAACGGTTCGGCCTGTACCGATGGCACATTCCCGACCCCATCCGCTTCGAAAAAGACATCCGCGTCACCATCCAGGCCCTCGGCTGGCGTTCCGGCGGACGATACCTCAAGCTCCGCGACGACATCGCCTCCGTCGCCTATTGGTACCAGACCGAACCCCACAAACCCTTCCCCAAACTCCTCTCCCGCGACGAACTGGAACTCAAGTAA
- the glgA gene encoding glycogen synthase GlgA produces the protein MSGSGQLGGGLKLRVLLASSEVHPYSKTGGLADMTGALGRALARAGHQVGVVKPLFRGVRERFPELRRMDWRFDLPLGDRRVDAALWVHEPEPRLTVYFIGHDGYFDRTGLYNENGRDYADNGERFIFFSKCVVHLARYLPWRPEVVHVHDWQTALVALMVQHERRAGGWMDAPRTCLTIHNLAYQGYFPAWTYGLTNLPWTYFHPDCAEAYGQLNCLKAGIATADRLTTVSPRYAREILTEEFGEGLAWLLRRRQGQLRGILNGVDYEEWNTENNPHLPASYSVRDLRGKTVVKAGLLRELGLPEEVDVPLFGMVTRLAEQKGLDILLPALHEMLAARMRFVLLGSGEARYVEALEGLRARYPGKVGVRFGFDVGLAHRIEAGSDFYLMPSRFEPCGLNQMYSLRYGTVPIVRAVGGLDDTVVDARESVERANGIKFHEYSAGALAHAIRKALVLYEHPALLHRYRVNGMRMDFGWGRTAGEYEAVYREALAAPPLVWGG, from the coding sequence GTGAGTGGGAGCGGGCAGTTGGGTGGGGGTCTGAAGTTGCGGGTGTTGCTGGCCAGCAGTGAGGTGCACCCGTATTCGAAGACGGGGGGTCTGGCGGACATGACGGGTGCGCTGGGCCGTGCGCTGGCGCGGGCGGGGCATCAGGTGGGGGTGGTGAAGCCGTTGTTTCGCGGGGTTCGGGAGCGGTTTCCGGAGTTGCGTCGGATGGACTGGCGGTTTGACCTGCCGTTGGGGGATCGGCGTGTGGACGCGGCGTTGTGGGTGCACGAGCCGGAGCCGCGGCTGACGGTCTATTTCATCGGGCACGACGGGTATTTTGATCGGACGGGATTGTACAACGAGAACGGGCGGGACTACGCGGACAACGGGGAACGTTTCATTTTTTTCTCGAAGTGCGTGGTGCATCTGGCGCGGTATCTGCCGTGGCGGCCGGAGGTGGTGCATGTGCATGACTGGCAGACGGCGCTGGTGGCGTTGATGGTGCAGCATGAGCGGCGGGCCGGGGGCTGGATGGACGCGCCACGCACGTGTCTGACGATTCATAATCTGGCCTATCAGGGTTATTTTCCGGCCTGGACGTACGGGCTGACGAATCTGCCGTGGACGTATTTTCATCCGGACTGTGCGGAGGCGTACGGGCAGTTGAACTGTTTGAAGGCGGGGATTGCGACGGCGGACCGGCTGACGACGGTGAGCCCGCGGTATGCGCGTGAGATTCTGACGGAGGAATTCGGTGAGGGGTTGGCGTGGTTGTTGCGGCGGCGTCAGGGGCAGTTGCGGGGGATTTTGAACGGGGTGGACTATGAGGAATGGAACACGGAGAACAATCCGCATTTGCCGGCGTCGTATTCGGTTCGGGACCTGCGGGGCAAGACGGTGGTGAAGGCGGGGTTGTTGCGGGAGTTGGGGCTGCCGGAGGAGGTGGACGTGCCGTTGTTTGGGATGGTGACGCGGCTGGCGGAGCAGAAGGGTTTGGACATTTTGCTGCCGGCGTTGCACGAGATGCTGGCGGCGCGGATGCGGTTTGTGTTGTTGGGGAGCGGGGAGGCGCGGTATGTGGAGGCTCTGGAGGGGTTGCGGGCCCGGTATCCGGGGAAGGTGGGTGTGCGGTTTGGATTTGATGTGGGGCTGGCGCATCGGATCGAGGCGGGGAGTGATTTTTATTTGATGCCGTCGCGGTTTGAGCCGTGTGGATTGAACCAGATGTACAGTTTGCGGTATGGGACGGTTCCGATTGTGCGTGCGGTGGGTGGGTTGGATGACACGGTGGTGGACGCGCGGGAGTCGGTGGAGCGGGCCAACGGGATCAAGTTTCACGAGTACAGTGCGGGTGCGCTGGCGCATGCGATTCGGAAGGCGCTGGTGTTGTATGAGCATCCGGCGTTGTTGCATCGGTATCGGGTGAACGGGATGCGGATGGATTTCGGCTGGGGTCGGACGGCCGGGGAATATGAGGCGGTGTATCGGGAGGCGCTGGCGGCGCCGCCGCTTGTGTGGGGAGGTTGA
- the serS gene encoding serine--tRNA ligase, which yields VGDRIAELDREVGEVEAAREGLMLRMPNLPHASVPVGRSAADNVVVRVHGEARRFGFEPRTHVELCERLGLVDFARAAKVSGSGFALYRGRGARLERALIQFMLDLHTREHGYTEVWPPLMVGPACLEGVGQFPKFKDQYYGVAEGDDPANLGRLYLIPTAETVVANLHREELLREADLPIRYCAYTPCFRGEAGAAGVGTRGLIRMHQFDKVELIQVVRPEEGYEAHEAMVRHAERVLQLLGLHYRVVLLCTGDMGFASAKTYDLEVWAPGQGSYLEVSSVSNCEEFQARRMRLRYKDGQGVNRHPHVLNGSGTALARLYVALVETYQEADGSVVVPEALRPYYGEERITP from the coding sequence CGGATGCCGAATTTACCGCATGCGAGTGTGCCGGTGGGTCGTTCGGCGGCGGACAACGTGGTGGTGCGGGTGCATGGGGAGGCGCGGCGGTTCGGGTTTGAGCCGAGGACGCATGTGGAGTTGTGTGAGCGGTTGGGCCTGGTGGATTTTGCGCGGGCGGCGAAGGTGTCGGGCAGCGGGTTTGCGTTGTATCGGGGGCGCGGGGCGCGGTTGGAGCGTGCGTTGATCCAGTTCATGTTGGATTTGCACACGCGGGAGCATGGGTACACGGAGGTGTGGCCCCCGTTGATGGTGGGGCCGGCGTGTTTGGAGGGTGTGGGTCAGTTTCCGAAGTTCAAGGACCAGTACTACGGGGTGGCGGAGGGGGATGATCCTGCGAATCTGGGTCGACTGTATTTGATCCCGACGGCGGAGACGGTGGTGGCGAATTTGCATCGGGAGGAGTTGTTGCGGGAGGCGGATTTGCCGATTCGGTATTGTGCGTACACGCCGTGTTTTCGCGGGGAGGCCGGCGCGGCGGGTGTGGGTACGCGCGGGCTGATTCGGATGCATCAGTTTGACAAGGTGGAATTGATCCAGGTGGTGCGGCCGGAGGAGGGGTATGAGGCGCATGAGGCGATGGTGCGGCATGCGGAGCGGGTGTTGCAGCTGCTGGGGTTGCATTATCGGGTGGTGTTGTTGTGCACGGGGGACATGGGGTTTGCGAGTGCGAAGACGTACGATTTGGAGGTGTGGGCGCCGGGGCAGGGGTCGTATTTGGAGGTTTCGAGCGTGTCGAACTGCGAGGAGTTTCAGGCGCGTCGGATGCGGTTGCGGTACAAGGACGGGCAGGGGGTGAACCGGCATCCGCATGTGTTGAACGGGAGCGGCACGGCGCTGGCGCGTTTGTATGTGGCGCTGGTGGAGACGTATCAGGAGGCGGACGGGAGCGTGGTGGTGCCGGAGGCGTTGCGGCCGTATTACGGGGAGGAGCGGATCACGCCGTGA